In the Pelmatolapia mariae isolate MD_Pm_ZW linkage group LG10_11, Pm_UMD_F_2, whole genome shotgun sequence genome, GGGAGACAAGTATGTatattatgcacacacacaaacacacatgcagctattacctatttcttgtttttatacctAAGATGAATTATTGTTGAATGAAGACATTTTTCAAACACATGTAAAATGTGGCCAATTGTGTTTATTGGGTAAAAGAAAAGGTAGAAGGGGGAAAAGGGGGGATAGaaagaaaggagagaggagagaaaaccccaacaatcccctctgagcaagcaccagGCGACAGTGGataggaaaaactccttttaaagTGAAAGAAACCTAAAGGAGAAACCtatggcagaaccaggctcacgAGGGGGCAGTCAACTGCCGGGACTGGTCGGGGGGTGagggtgaaaaaagaaaaaggagggagGGGAAGGGGAAGGGGGACAATGAAGATGGAAtagaggtggaggaagacgaGGTTACATCAGGTGAGAAGCAGCACTGTCCCTCCTCCTGAACCAGTGGAagcgttttttcttctttttcagacaCTGTTCCACGAGCACCTTTTTCTCAATGATGAGGGTTTTCAGCTCATccattgtttctgtgttttctttatcAAGTTTGCTGCATCTTTTCACCATGTCTTCTaattgttcttgtttttctttaagctgGTCTTTCAGTTCTTTAACTGTTGCCTCCTCTATTCGCTTTGCCTTGTGCACATCTGTGTGCATGTCTTCCAGCTGCTGGTTTCTCTTCTGGATATCTTGAAGTCTACACTGCAGGTCTTtatgtgttttctgttgttcttgCTTTTGCGCCtggatttcagtgtttttgttcttcaAGGTCTTAGAAAGTTCCTCAAGTTCGGTATTTTTTCTCAGCATTTCATTGATGCTACTCTGCATCGCTGAGCAttgtttttccagctttttcttttctccttccagTACAGTTGTTTTGTACTTCGTTTCGTTATACAATTCTTGGAGTGCTTGATTTTTCCTCTGGAGATcaagtttttcttcttcctgttgtattttctgttggtcTTTTTCTTGAAGCAGCTCTTTATTTCCGTGCACATTTTTATCGAGCCTGATTTGGAGCaatctgtgtttttcttccatGTCGTCAAACTTGGAgtccatttctttctgtgtcatttccattttcttcttgtcttgaagcaactgttgatTTTTGTGCACAGTTTTGTCATGCTTCACCTGCAGAGCTTTGCATTTTTCCTCCATGGCTTGGAGTTTGCTCTGCAGGTCTCTCTGCTCTACGGGCTCTTGTTTCTTGTCTTGGAGGatctctttatttttctccagAGCTTCATCGAGTATTACTTGCAagccttcattttgtttctcgATGTTCCTCAGCTTGCAatccatttcttcttgttgtattttctgttggtcTTTCTCGTGAAGCAACTCTttatttttgagcagtgtttcctCAAGAGTTATTTggagcattttgcatttttcctCCAAGACTTCAAATTTGGAGTCCGTTTCTTTCTCAAGCTTTCCTTGTTGCTCTCTCTCTTGAATGAACTCTTTATTTTTGTGCACTTTTTTATCGAGCCTGATTTGGAGcaatctgtgtttttcctccatctcgtCAAGTTTGGAgtccatttctttctgtttcatttccattttcttcttgtcttgaagcaactgttgatTTTTGTGCACAGTTTTGTCATGCTTCACCTGCAGAGCtttgtatttttcctccatggCTTGGAGTTTGCTCTGCAGGTCTCTCTGCTCTACGGGCTCTTGTTTCTTGTCTTGGAGGATCTCTTTATTCCTCTCCAGAGCTTCATTGAGTATTACTTGCAagccttcattttgtttctcgATGTTCCTCAGCTTGCAatccatttcttcttgttgtattttctgttggtcTTTCTCGTGAAGCAACtctttattttttagcagaGTTTCCTCAAGAGTTATTTggagcattttgcatttttcctCCAAGACTTCAAACTTGCGGTCCGTTTCTTTCTCAAGCTTTCCTTGTTGCTCTCTCTCTTGAATGAACTCTTTATTTTTGTGCACTTTTTTATCGAGCCTGATTTGGAGcaatctgtgtttttcctccatctcgtCAAGTTTGGAgtccatttctttctgtttcatttccattttcttcttgtcttgaagcaactgttgatTTTTGTGCACAGTTTTGTCATGCTTCACCTGCAGAGCtttgtatttttcctccatggCTTGGAGTTTGCTCTGCAGGTCTCTCTGCTCTACGGGCTCTTGTTTCTTGTCTTGGAGGATCTCCTTATTTCTCTCCAGAGCTTCATCAAGCATTACTTGCAagccttcattttgtttctcgATGTTCCTCAGCTTGCAATCCATTTCttccttttgtattttctgttggtcTTTCTCATGAAGAAACTCTTTATTTCTCTCCAGAGCTTCATCAAGCATTACTTGCAagccttcattttgtttctcgATGTTCCTCAGCTTGCAATCCATTTCttccttttgtattttctgttggtcTTTCTCATGAAGAAACTCTTTATTTCTCTCCAGAGCTTCATCAAGCATTACTTGCAAGCCTTCATTCTGGTTCTTGATGTGCCTCAGCTTGCAATCCATTTCttccttttgtattttctgttggtcTTTCTCGTGAAGGAACTCTTTATTCCTCTCCAGAGCTTCATCAAGCATGACTTGCAAGCCTTCATTCTGGTTCTTGATGTTCCTCAGCTTGCAATCCATTTCTTCctgttgtattttctgttggtcTTTCTCGTGAagcatctctttatttttgagcagtgtttcctCAAGAGTTATttgcagcattttcagtttttcctccAAGACTTCAAGCTTGGAGTCCGTTTCTTTCTCGAGCATTTCTTGTTGCTCTCTCTCTTGAATGAactctttatttctgtgcaCTGTTTTCTCAAGCTTGATTTGGAGCaatctgtgtttttcttccatCTCGTCAAGCTTGGAgtccatttctttctgtttcatttccatttgcttcttgtcttgaagcaactgttgacTTTTGtgcagagttttgtcatgtttcaCCTGCAGCGCtttgtatttttcctccatggCTTGGAGTTTGCTCTGCATGTCTCTCTGCTGTGTGGACTGTTGCTTCTCTTCTTGGTggatttctttcagtttttccagAGCTTCGTCAAGCTTCTCTTGGAGCTCCTGATTCTTCTTGaccatgttttcctgttttatgctctcttttttctccttttggagcagatctttatttttttccagagcTCCATCAAGCTTTTCTTGGAGCTCCTGATTCTTCTTGAGCATTTTATCCCCTTTaatgctctcttttttctcattttggaGCAGATCTTTAATTTTTTCCATAGCTTCATCAAGCTTTTCTTGGAGCTCGTGATTCTTCTTATCTTGGAGAGCCAATTGTTTCCCCTCAATAAGACCTTCCCTTTCCTGAAGCTGGTAGGATAATTTTTCTAATTCGGCgctctttctctcattttcttctgtcAGGATCTTAATCTTCTCTCTGTTCATGAGATTTTCATTCTCCATTTCTTCCAGTCGCTTTTCCTCTAATTCTACCTGTTCATCCCAAGGTAGAGAGCTCATATAAGGGTCTAGGGACTCATACCATGGAATAGAGCTGGGGTCAGCTTCTTGTCTTTCTTGCTCTTTCTGAGACATGTTGGAGTCTGTATACCGTGAGTACGAAAAGGATCCAAATGTTTGAAAATGCTTTACTGGTGAACGTTTAAATGCTGCTAACATAAGTGCTGCAAATAACGGACTAAAAGTTGTACATCCTCACCCCTATTTAAGGATTCATGAGGATCAAAGCTTCAAAGGTTTTAAAGCTTTAGAAGCCTGTGACATCAGAATTCCATAAGCCAAAGAGGTTGTCACATGACATTTTTGAATGAGGTCATGTTTTTTGTatgaattttttaaataacatcaaCATTCCGTAAGCCAATGAGGTTCTTACATGACTTTTGAATGAGGATAATtcttttgtgttaaaaaaaagtgtaaaaagtgTTATTGCAATAACATAAAAAGTGAGtaaagaaagtaaataaaagtacagttttatttatatagcacctttcaagacaaatTCATTGTGTCTGAGTTGTATTGGTAACTCGTTGAAGTGTTACTGGGTATCATAACCAGACAGTTTGCGCATACAGTGAGTGAAAGCATTGGGTGGACTGAATCAGGTTAAATTAAATCGATAGAACTGAGAGGAGTTCTATCGACTGTATTGATCAGAGAGTTAGAACAACAACTAGAGGAAACTTTGATTAATCTGAAAGTAACTAATATAGGTTAACAGGTAGCTGATACAAATCAGGATTTAAAAccatttttggtttgtttgtttttctgtttgacttcTTGTTTTATTCAATATTGCAGTTTATATGATAGTATTATGGGTTTGTTAAAGTGTTCCATGGGAAAATGTTGGGAAATGAAATATCACAGGTGGAAATCAATGAAAGTGGAAATTCAGAAGAAATTCTGTCATTTTCCTCATTACTGCACATCATAGATAACTATGTAATGTGTCTGTTGCACACTTTGTATGTCAGGAATAACCATAAATGTGTTGTCTTACAAACGGCTGTATCAGGTCTTTGCATCCACAATGAGCGAGGATAACAGAACTCctggaaagcaaaaaaaatctggttCTTGTTGACCATTACCAGTTTATCATATAGGCAGGAGACCTTTGGTCAAAGAAAATTATTAATCCATCTGAACTCATTAATATTTTGTAGGTACAGCTGTGTTCTGGGATATCCTACACTTCGATGTGCAAACATGGATAGCCTGAGGTTAAGAAAGGAGCAAGAAGGTGGTCCCATGATAGTGCAGTTTTTGTTATGGCCTGCAGGGGGAGGCAATTTCCAGACAATTACTGAGTTTCATTTAATACAACACTATGTGTCGGTTACTAATTGTGgccctctttatttatttaggtaAAGCGGGCCATGCTTTACAGCATCGTTACCCTGCCTCTAACTTAGGagtgtgcagtcaaaatgtggaAAGTGTTCAGTGTTATAAAAATCTCCCTTTTGATTCAAAGCTGAATTTCAAAGCAAACACTGAAGCTGTGTGCAGAAAGGGGCACCAGCGGCTCCTGTGTTTAAGAAGGCTTTTTTGTTTCCACGTTGATAAAACCATGATGGTTTTATTTCACCGTGCTTTTAATGAAtctgttttgtccttttccttGGTGTTGTGGTTTGGATAGTTATCTGAAAAGAGCAGAAACTCTCTCAGATTGTTAAGTGGTCTAAAAGGCTGATTGGAGAACCACAGCTGTAACTTTCTGTACACCAGACAGTTACAGCGGTCGGCTGGTTTAATTTTTCTTGATGATCCTTTTCACACTGAGAATCGTTTTCTTCCTCCCGGACAAAGGTTTCTGGTCCCAAACTGTAAAACGACAAGATTTAAAAAGTCACATTTGTGGCCAAAATTTGTGTTAAGTTTTGTTGTCAGCATTTTTTGCTGTACTTTTtggttttctgttgtttcttcaATTCATGAGAACAAATCTAACTACAGTTACAAATTAAatacctgaacctgaaaatgtTCAAATCAAAGATTCCCAGCACTGTAGTTCCGAACTCAACGTCCACATAGAAGTAATTGGCAAATTGAAAAAGAAGGTTGGTTGCAAAGTGGTTTGCAGaagacacagtttaaaaagcacAGCTGATATGAACTTTGTTTGTCGGATACAGTGAAACTTATTTGTAATAATCACAAAtgaaacatctttaaaatatacaagacacaccaaaaaacattttaagtcaTCGCATCACCTTCTGTGGTGAATTTATCTGTTTTAGAAATAAATGGTTCTCTACACCGGtggatttatttttcacatgttcCAGATGTACAAGGTGGTGATTTTAAACTTTGGAAAACTTAAATACAACGTAGAGATCAGTCTAAAGTCCTTCATCCAACTAATAGTTAATTAACAACTGTTTGGATGCTAGTCTGTACTAAACTGGGGAGATTAGTGTGTACAATAGCATTTCCCAATAATTTATCCAAACTCACTGGAACAATTAGCGAGTTTATAACTGCATAAAACAGATGCTGTCCATTAACAGGATAGAAAATGTAACTACTTTGCCTTTCAGAGGAAGGGGTTCTTTAAACCTTTGTTGGCTGAATGTCAATGTCAAGATCAGATACACAAGCAAACACGTTTTTTAGTTGGCGTTGTGATGTTGGATATGCTGATTTCTGTGTTTTGAGCCAGTAGTGAGGCGATGCTTCTTAACAGCTGTATTTTTGCTATGATGGCTACATCAGGGAAGCTGAAATTGAAAAGAAAAGATTCCTGCTCAGCTGAATCATAGTGTGACATTGTGAATGAAATACCCAGTAATGAATTCTTGCACTGTGAGAGTTCCGCTTTATAGCACAGATGATTTCTGTGCAGTTTCTGTCAGGCCACCAATCTGATAGAATctgaagaataaagttacgttgaaaccaagcacaccattgtttttcttgtgacattaccaataagtttgatgtgtcacatggtcctcttcctattgaaaaaacaaaagttgtatccaagatggccgacttctaaatggccaacatggtcaccacccatcttgaggagtttgccccctcacatatactaatgtgccacaaacaggactttaatatcaccaaccattcccatgttattacggtgtatccatataaatggcccaccctgtattttGTATAGTATGTTATTCTATCTTATCttctattcagttttttttcttaatttttgctgctcttaactttgtactgtccactttctgctgtgaccaAAGAAATTTCCCACTTGTGGGATTAATCAaagtttatcttatcttattatctATCATCAGCTCCCCCTGTGTGCACCAGGGGCTAGGGAGTGACCTGCAGTATCGCCCTCCTTCCAccggatggagagagagagagagagagagagagagagggagggagggagggagggatggatggatggatggatgataaggGCCTCAACACAGGCTTCATAAGGACACAGCCCCAAGTGGGTGAGAAAGCCACAACCCATTTGCACTGAGTGTTTAGGATGCATAAAAACTCTGCCTGATGAGCAGTTACTAACAAGATCAATTACCGCAGCTCTTAAGAACACACCAACTTACTGTTTTGAAGAGATTAAAGAGCTTCATTATGGATGGTGGTAGAAGACAGATTTTGGGTTTGGCTTTAGCCATCAACGGTGTATTGGGGACCATCATGATCTGTGCTCTCCCTGCCTGGAAAGTCTTCATTAATACTGTGTACAATCATGGAATTTATGGGGCATGGCATGGTTTATGGAAAATCTGTACAATATATGCCACAGGCAAGATGGAATGCGTTGGGTATGAAGTTTTTACAGTACAGGTAGATGACACCATGAAAGCTATCAGAGCACTCGTCATTATCGCGATCATCAGTGGGATATTTGGAATCCTGCTTGGTGTGGCCGGGAACAAGCGCATTAACTTCATGTTGGATGATGGGCAAAAACGCAAAGTGGGCTTTGCTTCCGGAGTTGTCTTCATCATTGCAGGTTTCTTGGTGGTCATACCTGTCTGCTGGATGGCCAACATCATCATTCTTGATTCCTACAAGCTCAGACATGACAGTAGTGTCAGCGTAAAGCTGGGAGCCTCACTTTACATTGGCTGGTTCACTACTGGGTTTCTGTTCCTGGGAGGAGGCCTGCTCCTGTACCGGCAGGAATGATACTGTCATACTGAATGTACAGTTAAGTAGTTCAGTGCTCACTCTGTGTAATGCATTAATTATCTCAGCTATGTAAGGCTTGCTTTTAGAAATCCGCCAGCCTAttggaaacaaaagaaatgttttcataATTATTTCATAATTATGATCTTCTGTTTTTCCCTTCAGTACAGTAATAAAGCCTGGAATGTAATGCAAATAAGGAGAAATGTTAGCACTGAGTGTGTAACTTACGTTCTtcctttatctttatttataggCATCTAACATGCCTATAGAATGTGTATCAAGTCTAAGCTTGATAACTATTTCTTTGATAAACTGCTTCAATATTGATGATAATGTgattttcatttactctttGAATACTTTTCTtttgagttgttgttgttgttgtttttaactctTATTGCTTGATTGTATACCATACAATTTAGTTCAAAGTAAGATTCATTTTTCTCAATTCTCCACTGGATTCTCATATGTTGCAAATGATCATAtgttgcaaatgtttttatgtcattGTCTCTGTTTTAATGTCAAAAGCCTAaataaaaactctgaaaaaatatttttgttcgGGACATATTTTCTATCTttaaaagacagaagaagacctgaagaaaacaaatattaacaAGTACAGCACagatttgtttattgtttttaagtaCATTTGTTAATATGTATTCATGACATTCATTTTAGATTTCCACTTGAACAAAAATATTGTTTAattaaataagtaattaaatttaattaacaCCGGCAGATAAATCTATAATTTACACTTATAAAAATTTAGTATCTTTCAAACTAGATTGTTTAACTCAAGAAAATCAGGTTGTACTTGCAGTCAGTCAGAAAGGcaacttaaaaacaacaataataatgataataataagaaaaataactaaaagaGGAGTCTGCACAATGACAACAAATCTTtgagcaaataaaataaatcaaagcatAAAGGTCAGCACAAGAAAACATAATGACAACAACCTGAGAAAGACTCCTTGGTAAATTTCTGAGAAAACCAAGTGGGACAATAGCCCTAAGCTAGTGGATTA is a window encoding:
- the LOC135933603 gene encoding trichohyalin-like — encoded protein: MSQKEQERQEADPSSIPWYESLDPYMSSLPWDEQVELEEKRLEEMENENLMNREKIKILTEENERKSAELEKLSYQLQEREGLIEGKQLALQDKKNHELQEKLDEAMEKIKDLLQNEKKESIKGDKMLKKNQELQEKLDGALEKNKDLLQKEKKESIKQENMVKKNQELQEKLDEALEKLKEIHQEEKQQSTQQRDMQSKLQAMEEKYKALQVKHDKTLHKSQQLLQDKKQMEMKQKEMDSKLDEMEEKHRLLQIKLEKTVHRNKEFIQEREQQEMLEKETDSKLEVLEEKLKMLQITLEETLLKNKEMLHEKDQQKIQQEEMDCKLRNIKNQNEGLQVMLDEALERNKEFLHEKDQQKIQKEEMDCKLRHIKNQNEGLQVMLDEALERNKEFLHEKDQQKIQKEEMDCKLRNIEKQNEGLQVMLDEALERNKEFLHEKDQQKIQKEEMDCKLRNIEKQNEGLQVMLDEALERNKEILQDKKQEPVEQRDLQSKLQAMEEKYKALQVKHDKTVHKNQQLLQDKKKMEMKQKEMDSKLDEMEEKHRLLQIRLDKKVHKNKEFIQEREQQGKLEKETDRKFEVLEEKCKMLQITLEETLLKNKELLHEKDQQKIQQEEMDCKLRNIEKQNEGLQVILNEALERNKEILQDKKQEPVEQRDLQSKLQAMEEKYKALQVKHDKTVHKNQQLLQDKKKMEMKQKEMDSKLDEMEEKHRLLQIRLDKKVHKNKEFIQEREQQGKLEKETDSKFEVLEEKCKMLQITLEETLLKNKELLHEKDQQKIQQEEMDCKLRNIEKQNEGLQVILDEALEKNKEILQDKKQEPVEQRDLQSKLQAMEEKCKALQVKHDKTVHKNQQLLQDKKKMEMTQKEMDSKFDDMEEKHRLLQIRLDKNVHGNKELLQEKDQQKIQQEEEKLDLQRKNQALQELYNETKYKTTVLEGEKKKLEKQCSAMQSSINEMLRKNTELEELSKTLKNKNTEIQAQKQEQQKTHKDLQCRLQDIQKRNQQLEDMHTDVHKAKRIEEATVKELKDQLKEKQEQLEDMVKRCSKLDKENTETMDELKTLIIEKKVLVEQCLKKKKKRFHWFRRRDSAASHLM
- the LOC134635276 gene encoding claudin-4-like, which gives rise to MDGGRRQILGLALAINGVLGTIMICALPAWKVFINTVYNHGIYGAWHGLWKICTIYATGKMECVGYEVFTVQVDDTMKAIRALVIIAIISGIFGILLGVAGNKRINFMLDDGQKRKVGFASGVVFIIAGFLVVIPVCWMANIIILDSYKLRHDSSVSVKLGASLYIGWFTTGFLFLGGGLLLYRQE